CGGTTTCGGCGGCTGCCGCAGCCGTGGCGGCGCGCTTCGCCCGCGCCGTCGGCCGCTCGGTGGCCGGAGTCACGCGCAAATAGATGACATAAGCAAAACCTGTGACGGTGGCGGCGATGCCGGGCAGCAGGAACGCCGCCTGCCAGTCGATCACCTGCATCAGGCCGGCGGCGGCGAGCGGCGCGATGGCAAAACCGAGATTGCCATACACCCCATTGATGCCGAGCACCTTGCCGACCTTCTCGCGCCCGTCCACCATCATCAAAATGGCGACCGGGTGATAAATCGAGGCGAACAGACCGATCAGGGTGAGCCCGCCGGCGATTTCCACCGGTGTATGGGCGAAACTGGTGACGATCGACGAGGCGCCGATACCGAGGAAAAACACCGCAATCATGCCGGATCGGCTCCAGCGATTACCAAGCCAACCGGCTGGCAGCGTGCCGGCGGCAAACGCAATAAAGCCCGGCAAGGAGAGCGTCAGCATTTCGCTATATGGCCGGTCGAACTGGATCTCCAGCCCCAACACCACCGTCGGATACAACATCATAAAGAGATGGTCATAGCCGTGGCCGAGGTTGAGAAAGAAGAAGCCGATGCGCCTGGACGCGGTCTGGGACATGGTTTGGCTCTGACAGGAGAGACGAACGCTGGCAATCGCTACATAACGCTAGACCTTGCCCTTGCCAAACCCGTCGCACGCTCTGAGCGGGCAGGCTAAACTGAGTTAAATCCACACATCAGCTTGGGAGAGAAAGACCGCTATGGCAAAAATGAAAGCGATTGAGATAGGCGCGCCAGGCGCGGATTTTGAACTGGTCGAACGCGAAGTACCGGAACCCGGTGCCGGCGAAGTCCGCATCAAGGTCGAGGCCTGTGGCGTTTGCCATAGCGATGTATTTGTTAAGGAAGGCGTTTTTCCGAATATCGATTATCCGCGCATCCCTGGGCATGAGGTGGCTGGGCGGATCGACAAGCTCGGCGCAGGCGTTCAGCGTTGGCAAGTCGGTGCGCGGGTCGGCGTCGGCTGGCATGGCGGCCATTGTTTTCACTGCACGCCGTGCCGCGGCGGCGATTTCGTCAATTGCGAGAATGGCGTAATTACCGCGATCAGCCGCGATGGCGGCTACGCGGAATATATGACCGCCGATGTGAACGCCTTGGCGCATATTCCGGACGATCTAAAAAGCGCCGAGGCGGCGCCGCTGCTCTGCGCCGGCGTCACCACCTTCAATTCGCTCCGCAACAGCGGTGCGCGCGCCGGCGACCTGGTCGCCATTCAAGGCGTTGGCGGGCTCGGCCATCTCGGCATTCAATTTGCCGCGCGCATGGGGTATCGCACCGTTGCCCTGTCACGCGGCCGCGATAAGGAGAATCTCGCCAAAAGCCTGGGCGCGCACGACTATATCGATACCGAGACGGAGGCGGTCGGCGAAGCACTCAAGGCGATGGGCGGCGCGCGCGTCATCCTGGCGACCGCGCCCGACGCCGCATCCATGACGCCGCTGGTGGACGGTCTGGGCGTCGACGGCCAGGTCATCGTGGTCGGCGCCGATGCCGCGACCTTTGCCACGTCGCCGATTCAATTGATCCCCGGGCGGCGCTCAATCCGTGGTTGGCCATCGGGCCACGCCAAGGATTCCGAGGATACGCTCAATTTCAGCAGCCTGTCCGGCGTACGCCCGACGATCGAGGAATTTCCGCTTGAGCGCGCGGCGGAAGCTTACGCTCGCATGATGGCCAACGAAGCGCGCTTCCGCGTCGTCTTGAAAATATCCTGAAGAGCCGAACCAGTCGAAAGGGAACCCTCTATGTCCGATCTTCCAAGCGTTGTTAGCGATTGCGAGCTTAGCAATTCGTTCCTCAGTGAAACCATTCAAGTATGCGTGGTGAGCCGCGACCATAAGCGCACCATGGAGGGCTTGGTGCGGCTCGGCATCGGCCCGTGGCGGGTCTATCACTACCGCGACGCGCCGGGCATCAAGGACACCGAATATCGCGGCGAGGCGGAAAACTTCAAAATGACGCTGTGCCTCGCTTGGACCGGCGCGATGATGTGGGAAATCGTCCAGCCCCTGGAAGGGCGCACGATCTACAATGATTTTCTCGATGTGCATGGCGAGGGTATCCACCATGTCGCCTTTGCCGGGCGCGAAGAAGGCGGCAGCGAGATGCCGTACGGCGAACAAATCGCCGAATTCGTCAAGCGCGGCTTTCCCGTCATTCAATCGGGCCTCTTAAAAGACGTCGCCCAGTTTCACTATTTCGACACCGAAGCAGCGACCTCGACCACCTTCGAAATATACAGCCTAAAGGGCCGCGACCTGCCCGAGCCCGACGAATGGTTCCCCGGCCCACCGCCAAAGTGAGGGCGAAGGTTTAGCACTTCGCCATTGCCAATAAGGCCCTCTCGGGCTAACCCATTCGCAACAGAATTATCCGACTTTTGATGGAGGACAGCATGACTATTCGGGTGGGTATCAATGGATTTGGCCGCATTGGCCGCAACATCTTGCGCGCCATTCATGAATCGGGGCGGGACGATATCAGCGTCGTTGCGCTGAATGATTTGGGGCCGGTCGAAACCAATGCCCACCTACTCAAATATGATTCGGCGCATGGCCGCTTTCCGGGCGCCGTTTCGGTGCAGGGCAGTGTGCTCGATATCGGCTCAGGGCCGATCCAGGTGCTTGCCGAGCGCGATCCGGCCAAGCTGCCGTGGGGTGATCTTGGCATCGATGTGGCGCTTGAATGCACCGGCATTTTCTCGAAACGCGAGGATGCGGCCAAGCATCTGACGGCGGGCGCGCGCAAGGTGCTGATCTCAGCGCCGGGGCAAGATGCGGACCTGACGGTCGTGTACGGGGTCAACCACAAAAAGCTGACCTCGGCGCATGAGGTGGTATCGAACGCCTCCTGCACGACCAACTGTCTGGCTCCTGTTGCCAGCGTGCTGAATGAGACGTTCGGCATTGAGCATGGTTTTATGACCACCGTGCATGCCTATACGCTGGATCAATCAATCCTCGACACCCTGCACAAGGATCTGAGGCGCGCACGCGGTGCCGGCACCTCGATGATCCCGACGTCCACCGGTGCTGCGCGGGCTGTTGGACTGGTCCTACCGGAGCTGCAGGGCAAACTCGACGGCACGGCGATTCGTGTGCCAACGGCCAATGTCTCGATGATCGATCTCACGGTTGTCACCAAGCGCGCAACATCGGCGGCGGAAATCAACACCGCCATGAAAGCCGCTGCCGACGGCCCGTTAGCCGGCGTTCTCGGCTATACCGAGGAGCCGCTGGTGTCTGTCGATTTCAACCATAATCCGGCCTCGTCGACCTTCGATTCTAGCGGCACCACGGTGATCGACGGGACGTTTTGTCGCGTGCTCTCCTGGTACGACAATGAATGGGGCTTTTCCAACCGCATGGGCGATGTCGCCGCTGTGCTCGGCGGGCTCTGACCAGGCTATGTGGATTGGGCGGTCTCTGACCGCGCTGGGTGGCCATGCGTAGCTTCCGCACGCTTGATGATATCGAGGTCAGCGGCAAGAAAGTTCTCGTCCGCGTCGATCTCAACGTGCCGTTCTCGGAGGGCGAGGTCAGCGATACCAGCCGCATCGAGAGCATCGCCCCGACCTTGCTGGAACTCGCATCGAGCGGCGCCCGGGTCATCGTCCTCAGCCATTTTGGCCGACCCAAGGGCCGCGTGACGCCGGCCATGTCGCTCGAACCGGTAGTGCCCCATTTACGCGCGGCTTTGGGCGGGCGCGAAATCGCCTTCGCGTCCGATTGCATTGGGGTGGAGGCACGGCGTGTGGTCGACGGTTTGGGTGCGGGTGATATAGCGCTGCTTGAAAACACCCGCTTTCATGCCGGTGAAGAGAAAAACGATAGCGCGTTTGCCGCGGCCCTGGCCGAATTGGGCGAGCTTTACGTCAATGACGCGTTTTCGGCGGCGCACCGCGCCCATGCGTCGACCACCGCCCTGGCCATGCTGCTACCCGCAGCCGCCGGGCGGCTGATGGCGGGCGAATTGGCGGCGCTGGAAAGCGCGTTGTTAACGCCTGAGCGCCCAGTCATGGCCGTTGTCGGCGGCGCCAAGGTCTCAACCAAAATCGACCTTTTGACCAATCTGGTGGAGCGCGTTGAAGTGCTGGCCATCGGTGGCGCCATGGCCAACACCTTCCTCCACGCCGCCGGTATCGATGTTGGCGCGTCCCTGGCGGAGAAGGATTTGCGCGCCACTGCGGATGCGATCAGCGCCAAGGCCCGGGAAACCGGCTGCCGCCTGTTGCTGCCGAGCGATGGCGTGGTGGCGCGCCAATTCGTCAGCGGCGCGGCGAGCGAAATTTGCGCCATCGACGCCATCCCGAAAGACGGCATGATTCTCGATCTTGGGCCCGACACGGTCGCGGCCATCGAAGAAGCGATTAAGGCGGCACGCACCTTGGTGTGGAACGGCCCGCTTGGCGCGTTCGAAATACCTCCGTTCGACGCTGCCACCAGCGCCGCCGCGCGCTGCGCTGCGGCGGCAACAAAGGCAGGCGGGCTGTTGTCTGTTGCCGGCGGCGGCGATACCGTAGCGGCGCTCCGCCATGCCGGCGTGACGGCGGACTTCAGCTATGTCTCGATGGCCGGCGGGGCCTTTCTAGAGTGGCTGGAGGGCAAAGCGCTGCCCGGTGTCGAGGCATTGAAAGATCAACATTAACGCCGCCGATAAGCATGTCATTCTCGTCCATACGCTCGGCCATGCCGAAGCGGCGCTAAACGCGGCCCACGCGCATGGCCTGGCGATCACGCTGCGCTCAGCGCCGGGCGCGGCGCGTTATACCGGCCTCGCTTTCCTAAGGGCGGTGTTCGACGGCGCCGCGCGCGCCTGCCCCGACGCGCGTCATTCGGTTATTGTTGATTGCGGTGGCGACGCAGCCATGGCGCACCGGGCGATGGTCATGGGGTTCCGCCGCATCGCTTTTTCTGGGCCGGGCGCAATGCGTGATAAACTGGCACAGATCGCTGCAAAATGCGGCGCAAAGCTGGCGCCGGCGCGCGCCCCTGCCGATGCCCTTGATCTACTCGATTCGCACGACCCGGCGGGCAGTTGCGCGGCATATCTGGAATCGCGCAAAGCGCGGAAAACAGGCAAAAACAGAGCCTTGCGGCAGAGCGATTGAAATGGTTTCTGCCTTGCGTTAATCACGTCTGATAGGGACAACAAACTAGGATCGGCGAAAATGAAAGTCACCCAACGCGTTCGCAAGATCCTCGCGAATTACGAGAGCGACAATCCCGGCACAAAGGCGAATTTGGCCCGCATTCTGATGCAAGGCCGGCTCGGCGGCACCGGGCGGTTGCTGATTCTGCCGGTCGACCAAGGCTTTGAACATGGCCCGGCACGGAGCTTCGCACCCAATCCCGACGCTTATGACCCGCATTATCACTGGCGCCTCGCCATCGACGCGGGCCTCAGCGCTTTCGCCAGTCCGCTCGGCATGATCGAAGCCGGCGCTGACAGCTTCGCCGGCGCCATCCCGACTATCCTTAAAGTGAATAGTGCCAATTCGCATGCCATCAGCAAGGATCAGGCAGTCACCGCTTCGGTAGAGGATGCGCTGCGTCTAGGCTGCGCCGCGATTGGCTTCACGATATATCCCGGCTCGGAAGAGCAGTTCGAGATGATCGAGGAACTGCGCGAATTGGCGGTGGAAGCCAAGGCGCATGGCCTCGCCGTCGTGGTGTGGTCCTACCCGCGTGGTGGCAACCTCTCCAAGGAAGGCGAGACGGCGTTCGATGTCACCGCCTACGCGGCACATATGGCGGCACTCCTGGGCGCGCATATCATCAAGGTCAAGCCGCCGGCGGCGCATATCGAGCAGCCCGAAGCGGCGAAGGTTTATCAAGCCGAGGGTATCGACAGCAGCAGCCTATCGGCGCGGGTCGCGCATATCATCCAGTCGTCGTTCGCCGGCCGTCGCATCGTCGTCTTTTCAGGTGGCGCTGCGAAGGGGTTGGACGGGCTCTATGAGGAAATCCGCGCCATCCGCGACGGCGGCGGTTTTGGCTCAATTATCGGCCGCAACACGTTTCAGCGGCCGCGCGCCGAAGCCCTGGCGATGCTCGACACGATCA
The Pseudomonadota bacterium genome window above contains:
- a CDS encoding MFS transporter, encoding MSQTASRRIGFFFLNLGHGYDHLFMMLYPTVVLGLEIQFDRPYSEMLTLSLPGFIAFAAGTLPAGWLGNRWSRSGMIAVFFLGIGASSIVTSFAHTPVEIAGGLTLIGLFASIYHPVAILMMVDGREKVGKVLGINGVYGNLGFAIAPLAAAGLMQVIDWQAAFLLPGIAATVTGFAYVIYLRVTPATERPTARAKRAATAAAAAETGGAARPVIDKLVMRRVFGVVGVMTESGV
- a CDS encoding alcohol dehydrogenase; translated protein: MAKMKAIEIGAPGADFELVEREVPEPGAGEVRIKVEACGVCHSDVFVKEGVFPNIDYPRIPGHEVAGRIDKLGAGVQRWQVGARVGVGWHGGHCFHCTPCRGGDFVNCENGVITAISRDGGYAEYMTADVNALAHIPDDLKSAEAAPLLCAGVTTFNSLRNSGARAGDLVAIQGVGGLGHLGIQFAARMGYRTVALSRGRDKENLAKSLGAHDYIDTETEAVGEALKAMGGARVILATAPDAASMTPLVDGLGVDGQVIVVGADAATFATSPIQLIPGRRSIRGWPSGHAKDSEDTLNFSSLSGVRPTIEEFPLERAAEAYARMMANEARFRVVLKIS
- a CDS encoding VOC family protein, with amino-acid sequence MSDLPSVVSDCELSNSFLSETIQVCVVSRDHKRTMEGLVRLGIGPWRVYHYRDAPGIKDTEYRGEAENFKMTLCLAWTGAMMWEIVQPLEGRTIYNDFLDVHGEGIHHVAFAGREEGGSEMPYGEQIAEFVKRGFPVIQSGLLKDVAQFHYFDTEAATSTTFEIYSLKGRDLPEPDEWFPGPPPK
- the gap gene encoding type I glyceraldehyde-3-phosphate dehydrogenase, producing MTIRVGINGFGRIGRNILRAIHESGRDDISVVALNDLGPVETNAHLLKYDSAHGRFPGAVSVQGSVLDIGSGPIQVLAERDPAKLPWGDLGIDVALECTGIFSKREDAAKHLTAGARKVLISAPGQDADLTVVYGVNHKKLTSAHEVVSNASCTTNCLAPVASVLNETFGIEHGFMTTVHAYTLDQSILDTLHKDLRRARGAGTSMIPTSTGAARAVGLVLPELQGKLDGTAIRVPTANVSMIDLTVVTKRATSAAEINTAMKAAADGPLAGVLGYTEEPLVSVDFNHNPASSTFDSSGTTVIDGTFCRVLSWYDNEWGFSNRMGDVAAVLGGL
- a CDS encoding phosphoglycerate kinase; its protein translation is MRSFRTLDDIEVSGKKVLVRVDLNVPFSEGEVSDTSRIESIAPTLLELASSGARVIVLSHFGRPKGRVTPAMSLEPVVPHLRAALGGREIAFASDCIGVEARRVVDGLGAGDIALLENTRFHAGEEKNDSAFAAALAELGELYVNDAFSAAHRAHASTTALAMLLPAAAGRLMAGELAALESALLTPERPVMAVVGGAKVSTKIDLLTNLVERVEVLAIGGAMANTFLHAAGIDVGASLAEKDLRATADAISAKARETGCRLLLPSDGVVARQFVSGAASEICAIDAIPKDGMILDLGPDTVAAIEEAIKAARTLVWNGPLGAFEIPPFDAATSAAARCAAAATKAGGLLSVAGGGDTVAALRHAGVTADFSYVSMAGGAFLEWLEGKALPGVEALKDQH
- a CDS encoding class I fructose-bisphosphate aldolase, which encodes MKVTQRVRKILANYESDNPGTKANLARILMQGRLGGTGRLLILPVDQGFEHGPARSFAPNPDAYDPHYHWRLAIDAGLSAFASPLGMIEAGADSFAGAIPTILKVNSANSHAISKDQAVTASVEDALRLGCAAIGFTIYPGSEEQFEMIEELRELAVEAKAHGLAVVVWSYPRGGNLSKEGETAFDVTAYAAHMAALLGAHIIKVKPPAAHIEQPEAAKVYQAEGIDSSSLSARVAHIIQSSFAGRRIVVFSGGAAKGLDGLYEEIRAIRDGGGFGSIIGRNTFQRPRAEALAMLDTIIKIYLNKA